GTGCGGCCCATCATTGGAGCGGCGTGCCGTTCCAGCCGGATGCCTTGCTTGAGTCGATGATGGTCCAGGCCGGGCTGTCTATCGTCTGGACCCTGATTGCCCTGGGCCTGATGATCGGCGGGCATCTGCGCCATCGGCGTGAAGTCTGGCTGATCGGCGCGGTGCTGATCGCCGTGGTGGTGGCCAAGCTGTTCCTGGTGGAGTTGAGCAACCGTGGTGGGCTGGCGCGGATCGTCTCATTCATCGGGGTGGGGGGACTGCTGTTGGTGGTGGGCTATTTCGCGCCGTTGCCGCCCAAGCGCGCCGAGGCCGAATCCGCGCCCGGAAAACCGTTGGATGAAGGAGTGTCATCGTGAGTTCGAAGCTGAGCCTGGGCTGGTGGGGCGCTGTGAGCCTGTGTGTGGCGCTGTCCGCCGTGGCCCAGGACAAGCCGGGGGACTTCAAGTCCCAGGCCCCCTTGACCCTGAGTGGCGAGGGGCCCTGGTATCGCCTGGAGCTGCCGCTGGAGGTGCAGCTGCATGCCAGCCAGACCGATCTGCGGGATGTCCGCGTGTTCAATGCCGCCGGCGAGCCCCAGGCCTATGCCCTGGCCCGTCAACAGGCACAGACCCGCGAGCAGCAGAGCCTCACGGAGGTGAAGTGGTTCCCGCTGTACAGCTCGGCGCAAGCCGGCGACAGCACCCCCAGCGTGCGGGTGCAATCCAGCGCCAACGGCACCCTGGTGGAGGTGCAGCCGGCCACGCAGTTGGAGGCGGGCGAGGAAGTGCTGCGCGGCTGGCTGCTGGATGCCAGTGGCATCAAGGCCCCGCTGCAGCAACTGCTGCTGGACTGGACCAGCGAGCGCGACGGTTTCCAGCGTTTCAGCATCGAGGCCAGCGACGACCTGCAGCACTGGCAATCCTGGGGGGACGGCCAGGTGGCGCGCCTGTCATTTGCCGACGAGCGGATCGAGCAGCATGAAGTGGCCTTGCCCGGGCAGTCGGCGCGCTACCTGCGCCTGCTGTGGAACACCCCGCAATCGGCGCCGGTGCTGACCTCGGCGCAACTGCAGAGCAGCAGCACTACCAGCCTGCCGTCGCCGCTGGTGTGGTCCCAGCCCCTGCGCGGCACCGCCGCCAAGGCTGGCGAATACACCTGGCAACTGCCCATGGGGCTGAATGTCGAGCGGGTGCGCATCGACCTCAAGGAGGCCAACACGCTGGCACCGGCGACCCTGTATGGCCGCCGTGACAGCAGCCTGCCCTGGCAGACCCTGAATAACGGCCTGCTGTACCGCCTGACTCAGAATGGCCAGGACGTGCAGCAGAACGAACTGCAACTGCCGGGGCAGACCGTGCAACAGTTGAAACTGACGGTGGACGAGCGTGGCGGCGGCCTGGGGGCCGAGGCGCCGACCCTGGCGTTTGCCGTGCGCGGCACGCAACTGGTGTTCCTGGCCCGGGGCGCCGGGCCTTACACGCTGGCGCTGGGCAACCCGAGCGCGGTGGCGGCCAACCTGCCGCTGACCACGCTGATTCCCGATTACAGCCCGCAGCGCCTCAAGGAACTGGGCCAGGCCAAGGTCGAGGGCGCGGCGCCGTTGACGCCAGTTGCGGCCACGGCGCCCGCCGGCGCCGCGGCCGTGGGGCCGGACTGGAAGAAGATCGGCCTGTGGGCCGTGCTGCTGCTGGGGGTGCTGGCCCTGGCCGGGATGGCGGTGAGCCTGCTGCGCAAACCGGCGGCCAAATCCTGATCACTGTGGCGGGGGCAAGTGCCCTCGCGACAAATCCGTCTACGCTGAAAACCGCTGCCTGAACTCTATCTGGCAGTTCCCTGTCTGAGAGGAGGAAATGCGCCCCGACTCGCGTTAAACTGCGCGGGTTTTCAACCTCCCCCATTCCTCCGGAGCCGTCCATGTCCCGCGTTACCCTGAGTCGCTATTTGATTGAGCAGACCCGCAGCAACAACACTCCTGCCGATCTGCGCTTCCTGATCGAAGTGGTGGCGCGTGCTTGCAAGGAGATCAGCCACGCCGTGTCCAAAGGCGCCCTGGGTGGTGTCCTGGGCAGCATGGGCACGGAAAACGTGCAGGGCGAAGTGCAGAAGAAGCTCGATGTGATCTCCAACGAGATTCTCCTGGAAGCCAACGAATGGGGCGGTCACCTGGCCGGCATGGCGTCCGAGGAAATGGACAATGCCTACCAGATTCCCGGCAAATACCCCAAAGGCGCCTACCTGCTGGTATTCGACCCGCTGGACGGTTCGTCGAACATCGACATCAACGCCCCGGTCGGCACCATCTTCTCCGTGCTGCGCTGCCCGAACGAGTACCTGAGCCAGAACGAAGCCTTGAACGAAAAGGCCTTTCTGCAGCCGGGCACCCAGCAGGTCGCTGCCGGTTACGCCATCTACGGTCCACAGACCATGCTGATCCTGACCCTGGGCCACGGCGTCAAGGGCTTCACCCTGGATCGTGAGATGGGCAGCTTCGTGCTGACCCACGAAGACATCAAGATTCCGGAATCCACCCAGGAATTCGCCATCAACATGTCCAACGAGCGTCACTGGGAAGCCCCGGTCAAGCGCTACGTGGACGAGCTGCTGGCCGGCGATACCGGTCCGCTGAAAAAGAACTACAACATGCGCTGGGTCGCGGCGATGGTTGCCGACGTGCACCGTATCCTGACCCGTGGCGGCCTGTTCATGTACCCACGCGACAGCCGCGAGCCGGAGAAGCCGGGCAAACTGCGCCTGATGTACGAAGCCAATCCGATGTCCTTCCTCATCGAGCAGGCCGGCGGTTCTTCCACCGACGGTCACCAGCGCATCCTCGACATTCAGCCTGAAGGCCTGCACCAGCGTGTTGCGGTATTCCTCGGCTCGAAAGAAGAAGTGGCTCGCGTGACGGGCTACCACAAGGAGTAAGACATGGCCGCGCCCTGGCAGCCTCTGCTTGATTGGTGGTTCGGCTCAGCCGAAAAGCCGGCGGAGATTGTCGCTGCCAAGGGCCGGCTGTGGTTTGGCAAGCGCGACAGCCAGGACCTCGAAGCGCGCCAGCGCTTTGCGGGTCTGGTGGAGCAGGCACTGGCCGGCGGATTGGCCGAGTGGACGCAAAGTCCCCAAGGTTGGCTGGCCCTGGTGCTGCTGCTCGATCAGTTACCGCGGATGATCTACCGCGACACCCCCAAGGCATTCTCTGGCGACGCCCGTGCCCAGGCACTGGTGGCGCAAGGCATCGCCGCGGATTTTGACCGGCGCCTGCCGGCCATGCAGCGCTGCTTCATCTACCTGGTGTTCGAGCATTGCGAGCACCTGGCGGTGCAGAACGAAGGGGTTTCGCGCTTTGCTGCTCTGCATGACGAACAGCCCGAGGATGATCGTCCGGTATTCGCCGATCACCTGGACTACGCCGAGCGGCACCAGAAGGTCATTGCCCGCTTCGGGCGCTTCCCCCATCGCAACGCCATCCTCGGCCGTGAATCCACTGCCGAGGAACTGGCCTTCCTGCGCGAGCCTGGTTCGCGTTTTTAAGCGCGCGTTCGCCGGCAAGCCGGCTCCTACGCAAGAGTGGTAGGAGCCGGCTGCCGGCGAAGCTGCTCCTCAGATACGGAAGCTGCCCACCAGATGCTGCAGGCGCTTGGCCTGTTGTTCCAGGTCTGCGCAGGCACGCAGGGTGGCTTGCAGGTTTTCCACCCCTTCCTGATTCAGGGTGTTGATCTCGGTGATGTCGACGTTGATCGACTCCACCACCGCAGTCTGTTCCTCGGTGGCGGTGGCCACCGACTGGTTCATGCCATCGATCTCGCCGATGCGTTGGGTCACGCTGCCCAGGCGTTCGCCGGCCTGGTTGGCGATGCCGACGCTGCTTTCGCTCTCGCGCTGGCTTTCGGTCATGGTGCCCACCGCTTCGCGGGCGCCCACTTGCAGCTCCTCGATCATTTTCTGCACTTGCTGCGCCGAATCCTGGGTACGGTGCGCCAGGTTGCGCACCTCGTCCGCCACCACCGCGAAGCCGCGCCCGGCCTCACCGGCGCGGGCCGCTTCAATGGCGGCGTTGAGGGCCAGCAGATTGGTCTGCTGAGAGATGCTGGTGATCACCTCAAGGATCTGCCCGATGTTCACCGTATTGCTGTTGAGCGTCTCGATGTTGTCGCAGGAGCTGCTGATCTTCGCCGACAGCTGATGCATGGCGGCGATGGTCTGATCCACCACTTGCTGGCCGTCTTGCGCCAGGCTGCGGGCCTCGCTGGAGTGCTGCGAGGCGAGGGCGGCGTTCTGGGCGATTTCCTGGGCGGCGGCGCCCAACTGGTTGATGGCCGCGGCCACGCTGCTGGTGCGCGAAGCCTGTTGGTCGGAGTTGAACATCGACGAGTTGGAGGCGGCGACTACGCGCAGGGCCACTTCGTTGACCTGGCCGGTGGCCGAGGACACTTCGCGGATCGAGCTGTGGATGCGTTCGACGAAACGGTTGAACGACAGCCCCAGGGTGCCGAATTCGTCATGGCCATGGATCACCAGGCGCTTGGTCAGGTCGCCTTCGCCTTCGGCGATGTCGTGCATGGCCCGGCCCATCACGTGCAGCGGCTGCATCAGCATGCGGATCAACATGCCCAGCAGACTGATGATGATCACCACCGCAATCAGCATGGCGATGATCGCCGAGGTGCGAAATTCACTGAGCACGGCGAAGGCGGTGTCCTTGTCCAGGACCAGGGCCACGTACCAGTCGGCCGAAGGCACGCCGTTGACATGGGTGAAGGAGATCAACTGGGTCTTGCCATTGAGCTGCACTTCTTTCAGCCCGGGGCTGATGCTCGGGGCGCCCGCGGGGTAGGCCTCGGCGAGACTCTTGAGCACCAGCTTGCTGTCGGGGTGGATCAGGATCTTGCCATCGGCGCTGACGATGAAGGCCTGGCCATGACCGCCGAAGTTCAGCGAGTTGATGATGGCGCTGATGCTCGACAGATCGATGTCGGCGCCGGCAACGCCGATCATCTGGTTCTGATGCTGCACCGGGGTGGCCACGGTGATCACCAGCTTGCCGGACGAAGCGGCGATGTAGGGTTCGGTGACGATGGTCCGTTGCGCGCCGGTGGCCGCCTTGTACCAGCCGCGGGCGCGGGGGTCGTAGTCGGCGGCGCGATTGCCGGCCGGCACCGAAAACATCACGCCGTCCTGGCCGCCGAAGTAGCTGAGCTGGAAGTTGCCGGTGTAGGCGGGCAGGCCGACGCTGCGTTTCAGGCTCTCGGCGCCGCTGCCGTCCACGGCAATCTGCTGGGCCAGAGACTGCAGGAGCTGGATGCGGCTTTCCAGCCAGGTCTGGATATTGCTGGTGGTCAGGCTGCCCAGTTCCTGCATGGTTGACTCGGTGCTATTGCGCAGGGCTTCGCGCTGTCGGTAGTCGTTGAACAGAATAAAACAGGCGAACGCGACGGCCACCACCAGGGCGGCGGCGAGCAGGATCTTGTGGCTGAACTTCATGTTTCTGGTCATTAAGTGAACTACCGCGATGGGCTGGTCAACGAGGGGGCGTCAATTTGCCACAGTGGAAGGTTTTGCGCTGCAGTTATGTCGACTGGCCATCAAGGAAGATGAGGAGCGGGCGGGGAAAACCGACGAACTGCAGGGCCGGGTGAAAAGGTGCTTGATTTGCCGGGAAAATGCCTCGCTCGCCGGGCAACAAATACCCGGTCGCGCGGGGAACCAGAAGGGGGTTTTCTCTTCTAAGCTTCTGGTTGGCTGACAGGCCTTCCCCCCTTCGTCCAGGAGTTCACCATGTCCCTGCGTTCTCTCGCTCTGTTGTCCTTCTGCGTGCTGCTGGCCGCGTGCAGCAAGGTCAATCAGGAAAACTATTCCAAACTCTCGGCGGGCATGCCCAAGGCCGAGGTCGAACAACTCCTGGGTAAGCCGACCGACTGTTCGGGCGCGCTGGGTATGTCCAGTTGCACCTGGGGCGACAAGAACAGCTTTATCAGCGTGCAGTATGCCGGTGACAAGGTGCTGATGTTTTCCGGGCAAGGCCTGAAGTAAGAACCGGGGCCTCGGGCCCACGGGAGAAAAATAATGATGCGTTTTGTTTTCACTCTTCTGGTCGGCCTGCTCTTGGCCGGCTGCGCCACGTCCCGGGACGATTCGCTGGCGCCCAAGACTGTCAACCATGTCGATCTCAAGCGTTACCAGGGGACCTGGTACGAGCTGGCGCGGTTGCCGATGTATTTCCAGCGTAACTGCGCGCAATCCGAGGCGCGTTACACCCTGTTGCCGGAGGGCAACGTGGCGGTGCTCAATCGCTGCCTGACCCCGGAGTGGAAGTGGGAAGAGGCCCGGGGTACCGCCACGCCTCAGGTGCCGGGCAAGACCGACAAGCTGTGGGTCGAGTTCGATAACTGGTTCTCGCGGCTGCTGCCGGGAGCGACCAAGGGCGACTACTGGGTGCTGTATGTCAGCGATGACTACAAGACCGCGATTGTCGGCAACCCCAACCGGCGCTACCTGTGGTTGCTGTCGCGCACGCCCGAGGTCAACGAGACGGTGCGCGAAGAGTTGCTGAGCAGGGCGCGTCAGCAGGGTTATGACACCACGCGATTGATCTGGCGGGTGTCGGACTCGGCCATGGCCAAGACCTCGAAGTAGACCTGTAGGAGCCGGCTTGCCGGCGAAGGCGCTTTCATGGACGCTTTCGCCGGCAAGCCGGCTCCTGTGCCTATGGGTCAGTTGAGCAGGTCGCGCAGGACCTGGGTGAAGGCCCGGCTGCTGTCTTCTTCGGCGCCATGGTGCCCGTCACGCACAACCCACTGGCCACCCACCATCACATCCCGCACCTGACGGTCGCCACCGGCAAACAGCCAGCGGTTGAGAATGCCATCGCCCTCGGCCGTGGCCAGGTAGGGGTCGTTGCCATCCAGCACCAGCCAGTCGGCACGCTTGCCCACGGCCAGGGCACCCATGTCTTGCCCCAGGGCCTGGGCGCCGCCGTCCAGCGCGGCGTCGTACAAGGTCCGCCCCACCATGGGCTGGTCGGCGCGGTACAGGCGGTTGCGCCGCTGATCCCGCAGGCGCTGGCCGTATTCCAGCCAGCGCAGCTCTTCCACCACGCTCAGCGAAACATGGCTGTCGGAGCCGATGCCCAGGCGCCCGCCCTGGGCGAGGAAATCCACGGCCGGGAAGATGCCGTCCCCCAGGTTGGCTTCGGTGGTCAGGCACAGGCCGGCAATGGCCCGGCTCTTGGCCATGAGGCTGACTTCTTCCGGGTTGGCGTGAGTGGCGTGGACCAGGCACCAGCGCTGGTCCACCGCGACGTTTTCGTACAGCCATTGCAGGGGACGGCGTCCGCTCCAGGCCAGGCAGTCGTCAACTTCCTTCTGTTGCTCGGCGATATGGATATGCACCGGACACTGGCGGTCGCTGGCGGCCAGCACTTCGCTGATCTGCTGGGGCGTGACTGCGCGCAACGAGTGAAAGCACAGGCCCAGTTGCTGGTTGGCCTGTTGCGCCAGCACGGGTTGCAGGCGCTGTTGCAGCTGGAGGTAGTTTTCCGTGCTGTTGATGAAGCGGCGCTGGCCGTCATTCGGCGCCTGGCCACCAAAGCCCGAGTGGCTGTAGAGCACGGGTAGCAGGGTCAGGCCGATGCCGCTGGCGGCGGCCGCCTGGCTGATGCGTCGGGACAGCTCGGCAGGGTCGGCGTAGGGCCGGCCATCGCTGTCGTGGTGCACGTAATGAAATTCGGCCACCGAGGTGTAGCCGGCCTTGAGCATTTCGATGTACAGCTGGCGGGCGATGATCTCCAGCTGTTCGGGGCTGATCTTGCCCACCAGGCGGTACATCAGGTCGCGCCAGGTCCAGAAGCTGTCGTTGGGGTTGCCGGCCACTTCCGCCAGCCCGGCCATGGCCCGCTGGAACGCGTGGGAGTGCAGGTTGGGCATGCCGGGCAGCAGCGGGCCCTTGAGCCGTTGTGCACCTTCGGCGCTGGCGTTGGCCTGGATCTGTGTCAACAGGCCATCGGGGCTGACTTCAAGACGTACATGGTTGGCCCATCCATCAGGCAGCAGCGCGCGTTCGGCGAAGAAGGCGGACATGGTTCAAGCACCCCATCGTGTGTTATTTGTATATACATATACAGACGTTTGCCTGCCCGGTAAACTCCGGCAAGCTAGTCACCTTTTTTCCTCAACAAGGATTTCCTGTGCCGACTCCGCCTGCCAAATCGCCGCTGGCTGCCCATCTGGGCGATAGTCCGGCGCCCTTGTATGCCCGCGTCAAACAGATGATCACCCAGCAGATCGAGAGCGGAAACTGGCCACCGCATTACCGGGTTCCCTCGGAAAGCGAGCTGGTCAACCAGCTGGGTTTCAGCCGCATGACCATCAACCGCGCGCTGCGTGAGATGACCGCCGAAGGCATGCTGGTGCGCATGCAGGGCGTGGGCACTTTCGTCGCCGAGCCCAAGAGCCAGTCGGCCCTGTTCGAAGTGCACAACATTGCCGACGAGATCGCTTCCCGCGGTCATCGCCACACCTGCCAGGTCATCACCCTGGGTGAAGAGGCCGCCGGTTCCGAGCGTGCCCTGGCCCTGGACATGCGTGAAGGGCAGAAGGTCTTCCACTCGCTGATCGTGCATTTCGAGAACGACATCCCGGTGCAGATCGAGGATCGCTTCGTCAACGCCCTGGTGGCGCCGGAGTACCTCAAGCAGGACTTCACCCTGCAAACCCCTTACGCCTACCTGTCCCAGGTGGCGCCGCTGACCGAGGGCGAGCATGTGGTCGAGGCGATCCTCGCCGAGCCCGAGGAGTGCCGGCTGCTGCAGATCGAGCGCGGCGAGCCGTGCCTGCTGATTCGCCGTCGCACCTGGTCCGGACGTCAGCCGGTGACCGCTGCCCGCTTGATCCACCCTGGCTCCCGTCATCGTCTGGAAGGACGCTTTCACAAATGATCCGACCCACCCTGTTACGCGCCACCGACTACCCGCGCATGCCCTGGAAAAACGGCGGCGGCAGCACCGAAGAAATCACCCGTGACGCCGGCACCGGCCTGGAAGGCTTTGGCTGGCGCCTGTCGATTGCCGACATTGGCGAGTCCGGCGGCTTCTCCAGCTTTGCCGGTTATCAGCGGATCATCACCGTGCTGCAAGGCGCGGGCATGCAACTGACGGTGGATGGTCAGGCCGTGCGCCCGTTGCTGCCGCTGGACCCCTTCGCCTTCAGTGGCGCCAGCCAGGTGAGCTGCGCACTGCTGGACGGGGCGATCCGCGACTTCAACCTGATTTACTGCCCTGAGCGTTATGCCGCTCGTTTGCAGTGGCTCGATGGTCAGCAGCGCTTCTTTACCCAGGCCCACACCGTGCTGGTGTTCAGTGCCGCCGAGCAAGCCTGGGTGGACACGGGCAGCAGCCCGTTGCAGGCGCTGGGTCGTTACGATTGCCTGCGTCTGGATGGCAATGCCGGAGTACTGGAGATCGCCACCGACGGACGCTGCTGCGTCATCGAGCTCACCGTCCGCTGATGTCCATGGGCTGTCGCAGTCCGGGATACGGACCGCGACGGCTGCAGGTTTCCCCTCCTTATAGCTTCCCTTCGATGACCCGCGGATGCTGGTCCGCGGCACTGGTGTGTGCGGCGCATCTTTTCCGGTCGGGGCGGTGTCTCCGGCGCACCCATTTGTTACCGAACGCCCCAGGACAGCGCAAAACCGCTGTTTGGTAACAGCCTGTCGGCTGAGCAAAATCCTCTTCTCGAAAAATCTCGCTTGTTTGAAAGCCTTGTTCCACAAGGCCCGCGGTTTCATCCACGGGCTTTTCAGGGATGTCTCATGCAAGTTGGCCGCTTGATTGCATATGCTTGTATGTACAAGTAAATATGTGTGCGTAAGAGTCGATGGAATCCTCTTCGCACCTTGGACTCATCGCCGAGGAGTTTTTCCGTGACTGACAGCAAACCCACCAAATTCCGCAACGTCGAAATCCGTGCCGCACGTGGCAACAAGCTGACCGCCAAGAGCTGGCTGACCGAAGCGCCGCTGCGCATGCTGATGAACAACCTCGATCCGGAAGTCGCCGAGAACCCCAAGGAACTGGTGGTCTACGGTGGCATTGGTCGCGCCGCGCGCAACTGGGAGTGCTACGACAAGATCGTGGACGCCCTGACCCAGCTGAATGACGACGAAACCCTGCTGGTGCAGTCCGGCAAGCCGGTGGGTGTGTTCAAGACCCACAGCAACGCGCCACGGGTGCTGATCGCCAACTCCAACCTGGTACCGCACTGGGCCAGTTGGGAGCACTTCAACGAGCTGGACGCCAAGGGCCTGGCCATGTACGGCCAGATGACCGCCGGCAGCTGGATCTACATCGGTAGCCAGGGCATCGTCCAGGGCACTTATGAAACCTTCGTCGAAGCCGGTCGCCAGCATTACGACTCCAACCTCAAGGGCCGCTGGGTCCTGACCGCCGGCCTGGGTGGCATGGGCGGCGCGCAACCGCTGGCCGCGACCCTGGCCGGGGCCTGCTCGCTGAACATCGAGTGCCAGCAGACCAGCATCGACTTCCGCCTCAAGACCCGCTACGTCGACGAGCAGGCCACCGACCTGGACGACGCCCTGGCGCGGATCAAGAAATACACCGCCGAAGGCCGCGCGATCTCCATCGCCCTGTGTGGCAACGCTGCCGAAATCCTGCCGGAACTGGTGCGTCGCGGCGTGCGTCCGGACATGGTCACCGACCAGACCAGCGCCCACGACCCGCTCAACGGCTACCTGCCCAAGGGCTGGACCTGGGAGCAGTACCGCGACCGCGCCAAGACCGAGCCGGCTGCCGTGATCAAGGCCGCCAAGCAGTCGATGGCCGAACACGTCAAAGCCATGCTCGCCTTCCAGAAGATGGGCGTCCCGACCTTCGACTACGGCAACAACATCCGCCAGATGGCCCAGGAAGAGGGCGTCGAGAATGCCTTCGACTTCCCGGGGTTCGTGCCGGCCTACATCCGTCCGCTGTTCTGCCGTGGCGTTGGTCCATTCCGCTGGGCGGCGCTGTCCGGCGACCCGCAGGACATCTATAAGACCGACGCCAAGGTCAAGGAACTGATCCCCGACGACGCCCACCTGCACAACTGGCTGGACATGGCCCGCGAGCGCATCAGCTTCCAGGGCCTGCCGGCGCGGATCTGCTGGGTCGGCCTGGGCCAGCGCGCCAAGCTCGGCCTGGCGTT
This genomic stretch from Pseudomonas sp. Os17 harbors:
- a CDS encoding HutD/Ves family protein, which translates into the protein MIRPTLLRATDYPRMPWKNGGGSTEEITRDAGTGLEGFGWRLSIADIGESGGFSSFAGYQRIITVLQGAGMQLTVDGQAVRPLLPLDPFAFSGASQVSCALLDGAIRDFNLIYCPERYAARLQWLDGQQRFFTQAHTVLVFSAAEQAWVDTGSSPLQALGRYDCLRLDGNAGVLEIATDGRCCVIELTVR
- a CDS encoding methyl-accepting chemotaxis protein is translated as MFNSDQQASRTSSVAAAINQLGAAAQEIAQNAALASQHSSEARSLAQDGQQVVDQTIAAMHQLSAKISSSCDNIETLNSNTVNIGQILEVITSISQQTNLLALNAAIEAARAGEAGRGFAVVADEVRNLAHRTQDSAQQVQKMIEELQVGAREAVGTMTESQRESESSVGIANQAGERLGSVTQRIGEIDGMNQSVATATEEQTAVVESINVDITEINTLNQEGVENLQATLRACADLEQQAKRLQHLVGSFRI
- a CDS encoding lipocalin family protein; the encoded protein is MMRFVFTLLVGLLLAGCATSRDDSLAPKTVNHVDLKRYQGTWYELARLPMYFQRNCAQSEARYTLLPEGNVAVLNRCLTPEWKWEEARGTATPQVPGKTDKLWVEFDNWFSRLLPGATKGDYWVLYVSDDYKTAIVGNPNRRYLWLLSRTPEVNETVREELLSRARQQGYDTTRLIWRVSDSAMAKTSK
- a CDS encoding formimidoylglutamate deiminase gives rise to the protein MSAFFAERALLPDGWANHVRLEVSPDGLLTQIQANASAEGAQRLKGPLLPGMPNLHSHAFQRAMAGLAEVAGNPNDSFWTWRDLMYRLVGKISPEQLEIIARQLYIEMLKAGYTSVAEFHYVHHDSDGRPYADPAELSRRISQAAAASGIGLTLLPVLYSHSGFGGQAPNDGQRRFINSTENYLQLQQRLQPVLAQQANQQLGLCFHSLRAVTPQQISEVLAASDRQCPVHIHIAEQQKEVDDCLAWSGRRPLQWLYENVAVDQRWCLVHATHANPEEVSLMAKSRAIAGLCLTTEANLGDGIFPAVDFLAQGGRLGIGSDSHVSLSVVEELRWLEYGQRLRDQRRNRLYRADQPMVGRTLYDAALDGGAQALGQDMGALAVGKRADWLVLDGNDPYLATAEGDGILNRWLFAGGDRQVRDVMVGGQWVVRDGHHGAEEDSSRAFTQVLRDLLN
- a CDS encoding class 1 fructose-bisphosphatase; amino-acid sequence: MSRVTLSRYLIEQTRSNNTPADLRFLIEVVARACKEISHAVSKGALGGVLGSMGTENVQGEVQKKLDVISNEILLEANEWGGHLAGMASEEMDNAYQIPGKYPKGAYLLVFDPLDGSSNIDINAPVGTIFSVLRCPNEYLSQNEALNEKAFLQPGTQQVAAGYAIYGPQTMLILTLGHGVKGFTLDREMGSFVLTHEDIKIPESTQEFAINMSNERHWEAPVKRYVDELLAGDTGPLKKNYNMRWVAAMVADVHRILTRGGLFMYPRDSREPEKPGKLRLMYEANPMSFLIEQAGGSSTDGHQRILDIQPEGLHQRVAVFLGSKEEVARVTGYHKE
- the hutC gene encoding histidine utilization repressor — encoded protein: MPTPPAKSPLAAHLGDSPAPLYARVKQMITQQIESGNWPPHYRVPSESELVNQLGFSRMTINRALREMTAEGMLVRMQGVGTFVAEPKSQSALFEVHNIADEIASRGHRHTCQVITLGEEAAGSERALALDMREGQKVFHSLIVHFENDIPVQIEDRFVNALVAPEYLKQDFTLQTPYAYLSQVAPLTEGEHVVEAILAEPEECRLLQIERGEPCLLIRRRTWSGRQPVTAARLIHPGSRHRLEGRFHK
- a CDS encoding DUF3999 domain-containing protein; the protein is MSSKLSLGWWGAVSLCVALSAVAQDKPGDFKSQAPLTLSGEGPWYRLELPLEVQLHASQTDLRDVRVFNAAGEPQAYALARQQAQTREQQSLTEVKWFPLYSSAQAGDSTPSVRVQSSANGTLVEVQPATQLEAGEEVLRGWLLDASGIKAPLQQLLLDWTSERDGFQRFSIEASDDLQHWQSWGDGQVARLSFADERIEQHEVALPGQSARYLRLLWNTPQSAPVLTSAQLQSSSTTSLPSPLVWSQPLRGTAAKAGEYTWQLPMGLNVERVRIDLKEANTLAPATLYGRRDSSLPWQTLNNGLLYRLTQNGQDVQQNELQLPGQTVQQLKLTVDERGGGLGAEAPTLAFAVRGTQLVFLARGAGPYTLALGNPSAVAANLPLTTLIPDYSPQRLKELGQAKVEGAAPLTPVAATAPAGAAAVGPDWKKIGLWAVLLLGVLALAGMAVSLLRKPAAKS
- the hutU gene encoding urocanate hydratase produces the protein MTDSKPTKFRNVEIRAARGNKLTAKSWLTEAPLRMLMNNLDPEVAENPKELVVYGGIGRAARNWECYDKIVDALTQLNDDETLLVQSGKPVGVFKTHSNAPRVLIANSNLVPHWASWEHFNELDAKGLAMYGQMTAGSWIYIGSQGIVQGTYETFVEAGRQHYDSNLKGRWVLTAGLGGMGGAQPLAATLAGACSLNIECQQTSIDFRLKTRYVDEQATDLDDALARIKKYTAEGRAISIALCGNAAEILPELVRRGVRPDMVTDQTSAHDPLNGYLPKGWTWEQYRDRAKTEPAAVIKAAKQSMAEHVKAMLAFQKMGVPTFDYGNNIRQMAQEEGVENAFDFPGFVPAYIRPLFCRGVGPFRWAALSGDPQDIYKTDAKVKELIPDDAHLHNWLDMARERISFQGLPARICWVGLGQRAKLGLAFNEMVRSGELSAPIVIGRDHLDSGSVASPNRETESMQDGSDAVSDWPLLNALLNTASGATWVSLHHGGGVGMGFSQHSGMVIVCDGTDEAAERIARVLHNDPATGVMRHADAGYQIAIDCAKEQGLNLPMITGK
- a CDS encoding DUF924 family protein translates to MAAPWQPLLDWWFGSAEKPAEIVAAKGRLWFGKRDSQDLEARQRFAGLVEQALAGGLAEWTQSPQGWLALVLLLDQLPRMIYRDTPKAFSGDARAQALVAQGIAADFDRRLPAMQRCFIYLVFEHCEHLAVQNEGVSRFAALHDEQPEDDRPVFADHLDYAERHQKVIARFGRFPHRNAILGRESTAEELAFLREPGSRF